In Candidatus Neomarinimicrobiota bacterium, the sequence TACCAGGTCTGAATCCAGGCCGATTTACCTGTTTATTTAGTTTGGTCAATTTTTTTTCAAAACCGGGTTCCATTTCAGACCACTCTACACGAATTTTCAACGTTCTTTCGTGAGGTTTCCCAACTTCAATCTTGATATCCACAAATCTCTCCCATTCAATCTATATTCAAGCCAGATTATAATATTAATTGCTGGCATCATTCCAAATTAGCGAGGCAAGATAGTTGGGAACCTATGCAAGTGGAATGAAAATCCGTGCGAAGTTTTCAGGGAATTTCCACTGGGAATATTTATTTGAATACCTCTCAAGGATATTGATTTACATAGTGAATATTCGCAGTTTAGGGGATGGCTAAAAATCATGGGGAGCAGCAAATGAAAATCCTGGGACTTATGACAGGCAGTTCAGCAGACGGTCTGGATTTGTGTCTTGTGAGATTCAAGGGCCAGGATCGTGCTCCAGATTTTGAGATATTGCATAGCTGTGAGATTCCTTATCCTGAGACCTTTCAAAAAAGTTTCAGGAACCCATTACAACTGAGTGATGATGAGATAGGCCGTCTTGATATTGAGCTGGGCCTGTGGTTTGCCAAGGAGATTGAAAAGCTAAATCTTGATTTTGATCTCATTGCTTCCCATGGTCAAACCATCAAGCATGAGCCACCTCACTTTTCACTCCAGATTGGAAAGCCTCAGGCAATGTCTGACAAATTCAACTGTCCGGTGATCTATGACTTCAGAACCGCAGATGTTGAGCAAGGAGGACAAGGTGCTCCCCTGATTCCTATTGTTGATCAATACCTCCTGCAGCAGAAGCACTCTGATGTCCTCTCTTTGAACATTGGAGGTATTGCCAATATGACAATTGTGCCAGGATCCAACAACCCGGCTCCTGTGCTGGCGTGGGACACGGGTCCTGGAAACACATTGATTGACAAGTCGGTGAGGATGTTCACAAAAGATAGATTGGCTTTTGATGAAGGGGGTCATATCGCTTCACAAGGCAAAGTTAATCTCAAGTTGCTTGATGAATTACTTAAGCATGAGTTTTATCAACGCACTCCCCCGCGCTCTGCAGGACAAGAACAGTTTGGTGATTCCTATTTTCAAGATATCATAAAACAGTTTTACCCAGGTGGTAAGCAAGAGTGCAAAGATTTAATTCACACCTCAACTGTTTTAACTGCGAGAACAATTGCTCAAAGTATTAATGCCTTATCCTCCGAGTATTCGCCTGGCTTGATGTATGTATCGGGTGGTGGAGCATTTAATAAAACACTTATGGGATTGTTGAGGGATGAACTTCCTTCAATTGCGATAGGTCATTTGAATGTGCGGGGAGTAAACCCCAGCAATAAGGAGGCCTTCGGTTTTGCCTATCTTGGATATCTATTTACGAATGGGTTGTCTGCAAATTTGCCCAGCGTAACTGGCGCCAGAAGGGCAGTCACGCTGGGCAAACTATGGGAGCCACAAACTGGCTAGTCTGTGGTTGGAGCTTCTTCCAGGTAGAGGTC encodes:
- a CDS encoding anhydro-N-acetylmuramic acid kinase is translated as MKILGLMTGSSADGLDLCLVRFKGQDRAPDFEILHSCEIPYPETFQKSFRNPLQLSDDEIGRLDIELGLWFAKEIEKLNLDFDLIASHGQTIKHEPPHFSLQIGKPQAMSDKFNCPVIYDFRTADVEQGGQGAPLIPIVDQYLLQQKHSDVLSLNIGGIANMTIVPGSNNPAPVLAWDTGPGNTLIDKSVRMFTKDRLAFDEGGHIASQGKVNLKLLDELLKHEFYQRTPPRSAGQEQFGDSYFQDIIKQFYPGGKQECKDLIHTSTVLTARTIAQSINALSSEYSPGLMYVSGGGAFNKTLMGLLRDELPSIAIGHLNVRGVNPSNKEAFGFAYLGYLFTNGLSANLPSVTGARRAVTLGKLWEPQTG